A DNA window from candidate division KSB1 bacterium contains the following coding sequences:
- a CDS encoding DUF1080 domain-containing protein, with protein sequence MRRTKEYATLLWTVLAATHLWAQEGFRPLFNGRDLSGWVNVNGAPETWTVREGMIVCSGVPKSVLRTDRMYQNFILELEWRHVQQGGNAGLFLFADGLPAVGGPYPRCIEVQIRDGNPGDIFPLRGAGMCPWSLPPEGRVRSVPSENLVRPAGQWNHYRVEARDGVVTLAVNGKVVNRAYHVIPRKGYICLEAEGSEVHFRNLRIRELPGADPPPEVVARDGEGFVSLYNGVDLRGWRVAPGSEGHWRPKDWILAYDGKSEAQGDGRHLWTEEEFGDFLLMVDWRLPGEVRMDSVPVILPDGSTLRDAAGGEVRVPIADAGDSGIYLRGSSKAQVNIWNWPVGSGEIWGYRTDPEMPACVRQGATPIQAADNAIGEWNRFVITVRGSRVWVELNGKPVICGVELPGLPARGRIGLQHHGDPIEFANLFIKRLDGVK encoded by the coding sequence TGTGGGCGCAGGAGGGGTTCCGTCCCCTCTTCAACGGCAGGGACCTCTCCGGATGGGTGAACGTAAACGGGGCGCCGGAGACCTGGACGGTGCGAGAAGGAATGATCGTCTGCTCGGGCGTGCCCAAGAGTGTGTTGCGCACGGACCGGATGTACCAGAACTTCATCCTGGAACTGGAATGGCGGCATGTTCAGCAGGGAGGAAACGCAGGCCTGTTTCTGTTTGCGGACGGCCTCCCGGCTGTGGGTGGCCCCTATCCGCGCTGCATCGAGGTGCAGATTCGTGACGGCAATCCCGGCGACATCTTCCCTCTTCGGGGAGCAGGAATGTGCCCCTGGTCGCTCCCTCCGGAGGGGAGGGTGCGCTCAGTGCCCAGCGAGAACTTGGTGCGACCGGCGGGACAATGGAACCATTATCGGGTGGAGGCCCGAGACGGCGTGGTCACTTTGGCTGTCAACGGCAAAGTGGTGAACCGAGCCTACCACGTGATTCCGCGCAAAGGATACATCTGCCTCGAGGCAGAGGGTAGCGAGGTGCATTTCCGCAACCTCCGGATTCGGGAGCTACCGGGGGCCGATCCCCCGCCCGAGGTGGTGGCCCGCGACGGCGAGGGCTTTGTATCCCTCTACAATGGTGTGGACCTGAGAGGGTGGCGTGTGGCTCCAGGAAGTGAGGGGCACTGGCGTCCCAAGGACTGGATTCTCGCCTACGACGGCAAGAGCGAGGCGCAGGGCGACGGACGCCACCTCTGGACAGAAGAGGAATTCGGCGATTTCCTCCTGATGGTGGACTGGAGGCTGCCTGGCGAAGTCAGAATGGACTCGGTGCCCGTCATCCTTCCGGATGGGAGTACGCTGAGGGACGCGGCGGGAGGTGAGGTGCGGGTGCCCATAGCCGATGCCGGCGATTCCGGGATCTACCTGCGCGGATCCTCGAAGGCACAGGTGAACATCTGGAACTGGCCGGTGGGCTCGGGTGAGATCTGGGGCTATCGGACGGACCCGGAGATGCCCGCCTGCGTACGGCAGGGGGCCACTCCGATTCAGGCGGCGGACAACGCCATCGGAGAGTGGAATCGTTTCGTGATCACCGTGCGCGGTTCGCGTGTGTGGGTGGAGCTGAACGGCAAGCCTGTGATCTGCGGTGTTGAGCTCCCCGGGCTGCCGGCGCGCGGCCGCATCGGCCTCCAGCACCACGGCGACCC